Part of the Roseomonas sp. OT10 genome, CTGCAAGCGGACCCCGGTGGGGCTGCTGCGCACGCCGGACCTGGTGATGCTGAGCCTGTTCGAGCAGGTGGTGGATCGCCTGGCCGACGTGCTGGAGCGCGTGGGCGCGGACATGGACCGCTCCAGCCGCGCCGCCTTCCAGAGCAGCCGCTCCAAGGTCAAGGCCAACAAGCGCGACGAGAGCCTGCGGGAGGCGCTGATCGTGCTCGGCCAGGTGGGCGAGGTCACCAGCCGCGCCACGGAGACGCTGCTGGGCCTGTCGCGCATCCTCACCTTCCTGGGCACCGAGAAGGACGCGCTGATCCGCAAGGAGAACAACGCGGCGGTGAAGACGCTGGTGCGCGACCTGCGCTCGCTGGTGGACCACGCGAACTTCCTGACCAACAAGGCCACCTTCTCGCTCGATGCGATCCTGGGGATCATCAACATCGACCAGAGCAGCATCATCAAGACCTTCACCGTGGCCTCGGTGGCGCTGATGCCGCCCACCCTGGTCGCCAGCGTCTACGGCATGAACTTCAAGGAGATGCCGGAGCTGGACTGGTCCTTCGGCTATCCGCTGGCGATCGCCATCATGGTGGGCAGCGCGCTGCTGCCGGTGCTGTACTTCAAGCGCAAGGGCTGGCTGTAGCGGCGCGCCCGGGGGCCGGTTTGCATCGCCGGGCCGATCGTTGTCAGATCGCTCCGAACCTCGCCGGACTGGCCCCGATGCGACCCCCGATGCGACGCTGCGCCCTTGCCGCCCTGCTCCTTCTCGCCCTCCACGGCGCGGCGCGGGCACAGGAGGCGAGTTGGACCGGGCGGCTTCGCTGCGACCCGATCCCCGGGATGACGGCAGGAAGCCTGAATGCCGCCATCACCGTGACGGTCGTGGAGGGCCTCGCCCGCTACGAGCGGGAGGTGCAGACCCCCACCGGCCAGAATCGCGGCCTGCCGGAGACGGGCCAGGGGCGCGTGGCCGCGGATGGCGCGGTGGTGCTGGAGGGGCGGGTCCAGGGGCCGAGCTGGTCCTACACGGCACGCTATGCCGGGCGGCTCGCCGGGCGGGTGGCGGTGCTGGAGGGCGCCCAGTCCTGGGCGATGGCCGGGCGCAGCGTGGAACGTCCCTGCTCGGCCCGGCTGGAGCGGCGATAGGGCCTCCCCCGCACGGCCATCGTCAGTCCGGGGTCGCCCGCGGCCGCAGGACCGCGAGCCGCGCCGCCCCCGCCAGCGCTGTCAGCAGCAGGCCGCCCGCCAGCGCGGCGATCCCCGGCCAGCCGCCGGCG contains:
- a CDS encoding magnesium transporter CorA family protein, which codes for MLTTYTVANGALVVGNGAQTPEQLRGAVWLDLLAPTREEERAVQEALGLEVPTREEMQEIESSSRLYREEEALFLTANFLYGVEEGDFGSTPITFVLAGQHLVTVRYATPKAFAVFAARCKRTPVGLLRTPDLVMLSLFEQVVDRLADVLERVGADMDRSSRAAFQSSRSKVKANKRDESLREALIVLGQVGEVTSRATETLLGLSRILTFLGTEKDALIRKENNAAVKTLVRDLRSLVDHANFLTNKATFSLDAILGIINIDQSSIIKTFTVASVALMPPTLVASVYGMNFKEMPELDWSFGYPLAIAIMVGSALLPVLYFKRKGWL